The Plasmodium vinckei vinckei genome assembly, chromosome: PVVCY_14 genome window below encodes:
- a CDS encoding deoxyhypusine hydroxylase, putative, with the protein MAEIKIEGPRVIKYEDSTNKNFIRKYLIDVKNEFIEKQMRALYECREVYKDDVDEVLNVLTYALENNDSVLLRHEIAYVIGQIGNEKTNDLLIKLLSDKDENLMVRHEAAEGLAAIGSDSNIEVIKRFINDEQIEVRETCELALSSLIEKNKYVVCSCSNKNNIKDAIKEKRSEEFVSKKFNTIDPIVFTLNSNDNFGKLIEDLNNVNLPLKLRYEALFKLRDMESEDSINALGEALLRDNKSAIFRHEVAFVLGQALRLNSLKYLLSSLKNEKEHEMVRHEAALALGSLGSLNLNSQEYKDAQNVIINTLKNYSKDGCRVVAESCLVGLDYIAENLNIAIEIN; encoded by the coding sequence atggcTGAAATTAAAATAGAAGGGCCTCgagtaataaaatatgaagatagcacaaataaaaactttataaggaaatatttaatagatgttaaaaatgaatttatagAAAAACAAATGCGAGCATTATATGAGTGCCGAGAAGTGTATAAAGATGATGTAGATGAAGTACTAAATGTTCTTACTTATGCTTTAGAAAACAATGATAGCGTTTTATTAAGGCATGAAATTGCATATGTAATAGGGCAAATAGGTAATGAAAAAACCAATGATCTTTTAATTAAACTATTAAGTGATAAAGACGAAAATTTAATGGTTAGGCATGAAGCTGCTGAAGGATTAGCCGCAATAGGCAGTGATTCAAATATAGAAGTTATAAAAAGATTTATAAATGATGAACAAATAGAAGTTAGAGAAACTTGTGAATTAGCTTTAAGTTCattaattgaaaaaaacaaatacgTAGTTTGTTCATGttctaataaaaataacataaaggatgcaataaaagaaaaaagaagtGAAGAATTTGtttctaaaaaatttaatacaaTTGATCCAATTGTATTTACATTAAATAGTAATGATAACTTTGGTAAATTAATTGaagatttaaataatgttaaTTTACCTTTAAAATTGCGATATGAagcattatttaaattaagaGACATGGAATCAGAGGATTCTATAAATGCTTTAGGGGAAGCTTTATTAAGAGACAATAAATCAGCCATTTTTAGGCATGAAGTTGCATTTGTGCTAGGACAAGCATTACGATTAaattctttaaaatatttattatcgTCTTTGAAAAATGAGAAAGAACATGAAATGGTTAGGCATGAAGCAGCTTTAGCATTGGGATCTTTAGGAagtttaaatttaaattcacaagaatataaagatgcacaaaatgttattataaatactttaaaaaattattcaaaGGATGGCTGCAGAGTTGTTGCCGAAAGTTGTTTGGTTGGGCTAGATTACATAGCGGAAAATTTGAACATTGcaatagaaataaattaa
- a CDS encoding ATP-dependent RNA helicase DHR1, putative, with protein MEYENCESGSNYTNQVENCENTELEMDGLSQNKELTRKERKRLEYEERNRKKKEKQIKKIKKIITKCNIKSLDGLKNNALINNNDIFQICENSDQLTSITKTEHTKQKLNNDIDEYPESLNKEQNVNNKNNSEPKDQNNISGLCMNNHLQSLGILSKKQIMKTLKNKLKKNKESEKKMLLKKIEQFNLNNKSHNTMKHNNANNKSEKNHENLDKLLKVYEQMNIDLPKNLKIAKNKLETRKKRLLKCINKKELESIFEQEENNPPKKSKVINQFHHEEQNYQSEENKSNDLTSENSDGNLEDNNTEISKDDSVTSSINLYNEEENILYQNGNDQKEMQSIEIKEYEQIDEGDDNANKKDKICERKILYERVNINRDENIEKLRSSLPVVGYEQEIIEAILNHDVVFISGDTGCGKSTQVPQFAYEYGFSTNNYLIGITEPRKIAVKSISNRLNEELNIKDVAGYQVRFEKSYFLKNSKIKVMTEGILLKEIMSDFVLSKYSIIILDEAHERSINMDLILGFLSIICKIRKEKYFSYKSDIIPLKVIIMSATITDNNLFENKIFTDYTSINIPTDKVPVVDHFLSYTPKDYVEEAKKKIIQIHKKLPPGSILVFLTSQEEIYQLYNALNNLKMTKEIIENTTFSENNQKHIESDQDENSQIFDLPEEKNTENERISFFVKDQDENKEKTIIFDASDDEDSDSEEGEVNSKVGDNEIDTENSFKNNFESKEISQNEEISFNSSEKIPNDNDTNAYVYTEKEISSERNEMEAFEKEVCSFDENDPQNHFDSDQKTDEKIENDQNNELSNDTDQSDQNSNDKKNMKTSYKENNSEKSKKESTIWKGSDGSGKLTVYKLYSNLPIKKQMQLFNNPKDNERVCILSTNIAETSLTLPNIRYVIDSGKEKKKIYSTANDYSYYIIDNISKSSALQRKGRAGRVLHLLKNNKKNKKKIEMEKGHVYKLYSSNYYNYFFKNNTDVPILNYPLDSLILYLLSFKIENVEKFPFINKPDSFKFQEARKRLIYFNCIYFGYKDIEFLFKNLSDKIASKQGIQNHVNMFNPQNKKGITLVGNFILSSPISIRYAKILTDVCLKSLSIKNTSTIPLACLLVSCLYLESIFSYDYKLSLKYKNIEKKKTKKKNNSQTNGSINTSNNMLMNLILKKNNDQEDQSDGSDSYDNSSDEDNNSSYQNPNNDENSINMIEEYKSNFSNDIDFYLNLCISFYFSKERDQFCYNMKLDKKKMDELLKLSNHLMKIINFKLNHNITFDMLEKNISPVSKKIIYYAIFQGFIDHLAIRSDLIHNEHTRNLQIQNYNNKKAYFTQNMNTPIYINSNSALYKNRPYPQYILYNYIMKNRNSYLMFDCLNISDSDLGKITNVCIYINGYEKIPPPTYDIEKDKIIVCARPIYLPASHYLSIITKELNENDIAFYNYIALFTLDGSMFPKMLKFQKFYSHTASNIINCTTQNIKKFISELKNNKINNRASLICKWEKENSFLKQEFMSLIANKINKYDEKLINNSWPPID; from the exons ATGGAATATGAAAACTGTGAATCAGGTAGTAATTATACAAATCAAGTAGAAAACTGTGAAAACACCGAACTGGAAATGGATGGATTATCACAAAATAAGGAATTAACAAGAAAAGAACGAAAAAGGTTAGAATATGAAGAACgaaatcgaaaaaaaaaagaaaaacaaataaagaaaataaaaaaaataatcactaaatgtaatataaaatCGTTGGATGGTTTAAAAAACAATGcattaattaataacaaCGATATATTTCAGATTTGTGAGAATAGCGATCAGCTAACTTCAATTACAAAAACAGAACATACTAAGCAAAAGTTAAACAATGACATAGATGAATATCCAGAAAGCTTAAACAAAGAAcaaaatgttaataataaaaataatagtgaaCCAAAAGaccaaaataatataagtgGTCTTTGTATGAATAACCATTTACAATCTCTAGGTATATTAtcgaaaaaacaaataatgaaaacattaaaaaataaacttaaaaaaaacaaggaatcagagaaaaaaatgcttttaaaaaaaatcgagCAATTTAacttaaataataagaGTCATAACACTATGAAACACAACAATGCTAACAATAAAAGCGAAAAAAATCATGAAAACTTAGATAAATTGCTCAAGGTATATGAACAAATGAATATTGATTTACCAAAAAATCTAAAAattgcaaaaaataaattggaAACACGAAAGAAAAGActtttaaaatgtataaataaaaaagaattagaGTCTATATTTGAACAAGAAGAAAACAATCCCCCCAAAAAATCGAAAGTAATAAATCAATTTCATCATGAAGaacaaaattatcaaaGTGAAGAGAATAAAAGTAACGATTTAACAAGCGAAAATAGTGATGGAAATTTAgaagataataatacagAAATATCTAAAGATGATAGTGTTACAAGCTCTAtcaatttatataatgaagaagaaaatatactATATCAAAATGGAAACGATCAAAAAGAAATGCAAAGCATTGAAATTAAAGAATATGAACAAATAGATGAAGGGGATGACaatgcaaataaaaaagataaaatttGCGAAAGGAAAATCCTTTACGAACGTGTAAACATAAATAGagatgaaaatatagaaaaactTAGGTCATCATTACCTGTTGTAGGTTATGAACAAGAAATAATTGAAGCTATACTAAATCATGATGTTGTTTTTATAAGCGGAGATACAGGATGTGGAAAGTCAACACAAGTTCCACAATTTGCATATGAATATGGTTTTTCCactaataattatttaattggaATAACAGAGCCAAGAAAAATTGCTGTTAAAAGTATTTCAAATCGATTAAACgaagaattaaatattaaagatGTTGCTGGATATCAAGTTAGATTTGaaaaatcatattttttaaaaaatagtaaaattaAAGTTATGACTGAAGGAATATTgttaaaagaaattatgagcgattttgttttatcaaaatatagTATCATAATATTAGATGAAGCACATGAACGAAGTATAAATATGGATCTTATTTTAGGATTTTTATCgataatatgtaaaattcgaaaagaaaaatatttttcttataaatCAGATATTATTCCCCTAAAAGTTATAATAATGTCTGCTACTATTACTGATAATAAtctttttgaaaataaaatattcacaGATTACACTTCAATTAATATACCAACTGATAAAGTCCCAGTTGTAGatcattttctttcatATACCCCAAAAGATTATGTTGAAGaagctaaaaaaaaaatcatacaaattcataaaaaactACCCCCAGGTAGTATATTAGTTTTCTTAACGAGCCAAGAAGAAATTTATCAATTATATAACGCTCtcaataatttaaaaatgactaaagaaattatagaaaataCAACTTTTTctgaaaataatcaaaaacATATAGAAAGTGATCAAGATGAAAATTCACAGATATTCGATTTACccgaagaaaaaaatactgaAAATGAGCGAATAAGCTTTTTTGTTAAAGATcaagatgaaaataaagaaaaaacaattatatttgaTGCATCAGATGATGAAGATAGTGATAGTGAAGAAGGTGAAGTAAATAGTAAAGTTGGTGACAATGAAATCGATACCGAAAACTctttcaaaaataattttgaatcGAAAGAAATTTCgcaaaatgaagaaatatCCTTTAACTCTTCTGAAAAAATACCAAATGACAATGATACAAATGCTTACGTTTATAcggaaaaagaaataagtAGTGAACGCAACGAAATGGAGGCCTTCGAAAAAGAAGTTTGCTCatttgatgaaaatgaCCCCCAAAATCACTTTGATAGCGATCAAAAAACagatgaaaaaattgaaaacgACCAAAATAATGAACTTTCAAATGATACTGACCAGAGCGATCAAAATAGcaatgacaaaaaaaacatgaaaaCCTCATACAAGGAAAACAACAGTGAAAAATCTAAAAAAGAATCAACTATATGGAAAGGAAGTGATGGATCAGGTAAACTTACAGTATATAAACTATATTCTAATTTGCCTATAAAAAAGCAAATgcaattatttaataaccCTAAGGATAACGAACGAGTATGCATTTTAAGTACAAATATCGCAGAAACATCTCTCACCTTACCAAACATTCGTTATGTTATTGACTCtggaaaagaaaaaaaaaaaatatattcaacAGCCAACGATTattcttattatattattgatAACATAAGCAAAAGTTCAGCACTTCAAAGAAAAGGGAGAGCTGGTCGAGTATTAcatttattgaaaaataataaaaaaaataagaagaAAATCGAAATGGAAAAGGGgcatgtatataaattatattcttcaaattattacaattatttttttaaaaataatactgaTGTCccaattttaaattaccCTCTAGATTCGTTGATCTTATATTTGTTAAGctttaaaattgaaaatgttgaaaagtttccatttattaataaaccAGATAGTTTTAAATTTCAAGAAGCTCGAAAAAGATTGATATATTtcaattgtatatattttggcTATAAAGATATtgaatttctttttaaaaaccTAAGTGATAAAATAGCTTCAAAACAAGGAATTCAAAATCatgtaaatatgtttaatccacaaaataaaaaaggaattaCACTTGTaggaaattttattttatcttcaCCAATCAGTATTAGATATGCTAAAATTTTAACCGATGTTTGTTTAAAATCTttatctataaaaaatactagTACAATTCCGTTAGCTTGTCTTTTAGTCTCTTGTTTGTATCTTGaatcaattttttcatatgaCTATAAACTCagtttaaaatataaaaacatcgaaaaaaaaaaaacaaaaaaaaaaaataatagccAAACCAATGGAAGCATTAACACATCAAACAACATGTTAATGaacttaattttaaaaaaaaacaacgaCCAAGAAGATCAATCTGATGGCTCAGATTCCTACGACAATAGTTCCGATGaagataataattcatCATATCAAAATCCAAATAACGACGAAAATAGCATAAACATGATTGAAGAATATAAGTCCAATTTTAGTAATGATAtcgatttttatttaaacttATGTatctctttttatttttcaaaagaaAGAGATCaattttgttataatatgaaattagataaaaaaaaaatggatgaACTACTTAAACTTTCAAAtcatttaatgaaaataattaattttaaactTAATCATAATATTACTTTTGATATgcttgaaaaaaatatatcaccggtatcaaaaaaaattatttactaTGCAATTTTTCAAGGGTTCATAGATCATTTGGCAATACGTTCTGACTTAATACACAATGAGCATACAAGAAACTTgcaaatacaaaattataacaataaaaaagcatattttacccaaaatatgaatactcctatatatattaattcgAATTCtgctttatataaaaatag GCCATATccacaatatatattatacaacTATATTATGAAGAATAGAAATTCATATCTCATGTTTGATTGCTTAAATATTAGCGATTCAGACTTGggaaaaataacaaatgtTTGTATTTACATTAATggatatgaaaaaattccACCACCCACATATGATATAGAAAAGGATAAAATTATCGTTTGTGCAAGACCTATATATTTGCCTGCTTCTCATTATTTATctataataacaaaagaattaaatgaaaatgatattgccttttataattatattgcCTTATTTACATTAGATGGATCAATGTTTCCAAAAATGCTCAAGTtccaaaaattttattcgCATACTGCAAGTAACATTATTAATTGCACCACACagaatattaaaaagtttatatcggaattaaaaaacaacaaaattaataatag ggCGAGCTTAATATGCAAATgggaaaaagaaaatagttttttaaaacaagaATTTATGTCATTGATTGCCaacaaaattaacaaatacGATGAGAAacttattaataattcGTGGCCGCCTATAGACTGA
- a CDS encoding 40S ribosomal protein S7, putative — MVSAKSKILKSNPTELEKEIAQCLVDIELSTSSDIKNDTKEIKILSCDLIEVEKIKKKTILIYIPYKIYATYVRRIQRKLINELEKKTKKYVVLVAKRTILKSRQKTKSFKILPRSRTLTSVYDSVLEDIVSPSEIIGKRISMKADGKRIFRIMLDPKERQRDNIDEKLISFAAVYKKITKRDTVFSLPPSNEK, encoded by the exons ATGGTTTCTGCAAAAAGTAAAATTCTTAAAAGCAATCCAACTGAGTtggaaaaagaaattgCACAATGTTTGGTCGACATTGAATTATCAACCTCCTCGGATATAAAGAATGATAccaaagaaataaaaatattatcatgtGATTTGATAGaagttgaaaaaataaaaaaaaaaacaattttaatctatattccatataaaatatatgctaCCTACGTAAGAAGGATTCaaagaaaattaattaatgaGTTAGAAAAGAAaaccaaaaaatatgtagtaCTAGTTGCAAAGAGAACCATATTAAAATCTAGgcaaaaaacaaaatcatttaaaatCTTACCAAGATCAAGAACTTTAACAAGTGTATATGATTCGGTTTTAGAAGATATTGTTTCTCCCAGTGAAATAATTGGAAAGAG aATAAGTATGAAAGCTGATGGAAAAAGAATATTCAGAATCATGTTAGACCCAAAGGAAAGACAACGAGATAACATTGACGAAAAACTTATTAGTTTTGCTgctgtatataaaaaaattacaaaaagaGATACCGTATTTTCCTTACCACcatcaaatgaaaaataa
- a CDS encoding methyltransferase-like protein, putative, whose product MPLSFDGKINFDYIYNNKELKNKCYLPSSDTFVFAEALEEDAETISPNVNMILEMGTGSGYLILFLYELLLKKNKKIDLLYCIDINKDACNCVQNAINLNGISNVEIINSDLFNNLRKCGQFDIILFNPPYVATEQDEMNKTDIVASYAGGKHGREVILKFLHTVYDYLSNNGILYLLLEKNNIPHEIMASTLISEKFHYTELKKKKTLNETIFIYKLHKKI is encoded by the exons ATGCCATTGTCATTCGACGGCAAAATCAATtttgattatatatataacaataaagAGCTCAAGAACAAATGCTACCTACCTAGTAGCGACACCTTTGTATTTGCTGAAGCTCTAGAAGAAGATGCAGAAACTATTTCTCCTAATGTGAATATGATCTTGGAAATGGg AACCGGAAGCGGATATCttattctatttttatatgaactattattaaagaagaacaaaaaaatcgaTCTTCTTTACTGTATTGATATTAACAAAGATGCTTGTAATTGTGTACAAAATGCAATTAATCTTAATGGAATTTCAAATGttgaaataattaatagcgatttatttaataatttacgAAAATGTGGGCAATTCGACATAATCTTATTTAATCCCCCTTATGTTGCAACAGAACAAGatgaaatgaataaaaCCGATATTGTAGCTTCATATGCTGGGGGAAAACATGGAAGAGAAGTTATTTTAAAGTTTTTACATACTGTATATGATTATCTTAGTAATAAtggaatattatatttactattggaaaaaaataacatccCACATGAAATTATGGCCAGTACTCTTATATCTGAAAAATTCCATTATacagaattaaaaaagaagaaaacattaaatgaaactatttttatctacaaacttcataaaaaaatttaa
- a CDS encoding SNARE protein, putative, whose translation MSIIYGLVAKDKTVLAEYTEFGGNFSNIARLLLEIIPPHSSRKSYIYNDYVFHQLMKNGITFMAMTDRELGFLIPYSFLEEVSKIFFKHFNYTSDFITLSLDEEFKSVLKENMRKFNDYEANEVHNLKSQISNIQNIIIENIEKILERREKIDILVNRSEKLRQENFNFRREAIRLNFYMWMENNRFLIYVISSMAIFVLVIWSIYNV comes from the exons ATGTCTATAATATATGGATTAGTAGCAAAAG ATAAAACGGTGTTGGCGGAATATACAGAATTTGGAGGCAATTTTTCAAACATCGCCAGATTACTTTTGGAAATAATACCTCCGCATTCTTCGAgaaaatcatatatatataatga ttaTGTTTTTCACCAACTAATGAAAAATGGAATTACATTCATGGCTATGACCGACAGAGAATTAGGGTTCCTAATTCCTTATAGCTTTTTAGAAGAAGTATCAAAAAT TTTTTTTAAgcattttaattatacatCAGACTTTATCACTTTATCATTGGATGAAGAATTTAAATCtgttttaaaagaaaatatg AGAAAATTCAATGATTACGAGGCTAATGAAGTGCATAACTTGAAAAGCCAAATTAGTAACATCCAAAATATcattatagaaaatattgaaaaaatattagaaagaagagaaaaaattgatataCTAGTTAACAGAAGTGAAAAATTACGCCAAGAAAACTTTAATTTTAGGAGAGAAGCTATAcgattaaatttttatatgtggATGGAAAATAACAGGTTTCTTATTTACGTTATTTCATCAATGGCTATTTTTGTTCTAGTCATATGGTCTATTTATAATGTATAA
- a CDS encoding LisH domain-containing protein, putative produces MKIHLSSDEVNLLVYRYLVENGFVHTAYAFLNEGNISKNTYYVSHCDKLPSNALVSFLQKALIYIYIEYHTDHKDGKKISCEEPFSFFRRHECWNDENNSSENENKTELQLDNKISSNNLNSFGTSNNSNNRNNDNDDSNNSSNNYNNTKKNNKNNNNNNNNDNNNNNPKENPNPQKPKASRPHIYSSSFSNFASLNYNDSNLSFKDIKRNYVSIFAQAKTTKKKSNKRTNNNDESKEKNVKEESNSTSGNQKKKSKATKSSSKSNKVTESDNNKSEDGDGNLLYDKKKKKT; encoded by the coding sequence atgaaaatacatTTGTCATCAGATGAAGTTAATCTACTTGTTTATCGCTATTTAGTAGAGAATGGTTTTGTTCATACCGCATATGCATTTTTGAATGAAGGAAATATATCAAAGAATACATATTATGTAAGTCATTGTGATAAATTGCCCAGTAATGCATTGGtatcatttttacaaaaggcattgatatatatttatatagaaTATCATACTGATCATAaagatggaaaaaaaattagttgTGAGGAACCATTCTCCTTTTTTCGAAGGCATGAATGCTGGAATGATGAGAATAATTCATCAgagaatgaaaataaaacagaGCTTCAAttagataataaaatttcaagtaataatttaaacagTTTTGGAACtagtaataatagtaataatcgaaataatgataatgatgatagtaataatagtaGTAATAACTACAATAacaccaaaaaaaataataaaaacaataataataacaataataacgacaataataataataatccGAAGGAAAATCCAAATCCCCAAAAACCTAAAGCAAGCAGAccgcatatatatagtagCAGCTTTTCCAATTTCGCTAGCTTAAACTATAATGATAGTAATTTATCCTTTAAGGATATCAAGCGGAATTATGTAAGCATTTTTGCTCAAGCTAAAActactaaaaaaaagtcaaataaaagaacaaataataacgatgaatcaaaagaaaaaaatgtgaaagAAGAATCGAATAGTACTTCGGGTAATCAAAAGAAGAAATCTAAGGCTACGAAATCATCCAGCAAATCAAATAAAGTGACAGAAAgcgataataataaaagtgaAGATGGCGATGGCAATTTATtgtatgataaaaaaaagaaaaaaacataa